A section of the Streptomyces sp. NBC_01591 genome encodes:
- a CDS encoding helix-turn-helix domain-containing protein: MHPPLPFNARAARMLREKLGMTPGHVAYGMRASYGTTHITPDHITAWERGTALPTASELTALAGALWCDPRELMGAPHTLREHRLARGLATEDVARATGLDLDAYHHMEETGQWTGDKRQSAKLGTLLNLPPRDFIAVTGLEGELARLLTEAVSTRWQAHIRAIAGLVSTDRRSLQAPLRDMHHEYQTLMAATLSRAGGTTASGENGRRYIDDIVNHFWARLPAH; the protein is encoded by the coding sequence GTGCATCCACCGCTCCCTTTCAACGCGCGCGCCGCCCGCATGCTGCGCGAGAAACTCGGGATGACCCCCGGCCACGTCGCTTACGGCATGCGCGCCTCCTACGGCACGACCCACATCACCCCCGACCACATCACCGCGTGGGAACGCGGCACCGCACTGCCCACCGCCAGTGAACTCACCGCCCTGGCCGGTGCCCTGTGGTGCGACCCCCGCGAACTCATGGGCGCTCCCCACACCCTGCGCGAACACCGTCTCGCCCGCGGACTGGCCACCGAGGACGTCGCCCGCGCCACCGGCCTCGACCTCGACGCCTACCACCACATGGAAGAAACCGGCCAATGGACCGGCGACAAACGGCAGTCCGCCAAACTCGGCACCCTCCTCAACCTCCCCCCACGCGACTTCATCGCCGTCACCGGCCTCGAGGGCGAACTCGCCCGTCTCCTCACAGAAGCCGTCTCCACCCGCTGGCAGGCCCACATCCGCGCCATCGCCGGCCTCGTCTCCACGGATCGCCGCAGCCTGCAGGCCCCCCTGCGCGACATGCACCACGAGTACCAAACCCTCATGGCCGCCACCCTCAGCCGAGCCGGCGGCACCACCGCCTCCGGCGAAAACGGGCGACGCTACATCGACGACATCGTCAACCACTTCTGGGCCCGGCTCCCGGCGCACTGA